A genomic stretch from Astatotilapia calliptera chromosome 4, fAstCal1.2, whole genome shotgun sequence includes:
- the LOC113021372 gene encoding macrophage mannose receptor 1-like isoform X1, with protein sequence MKETTVMMMLLSGLFYLPGYFPHLYNLVEYGRDWTRAQEYCRNKYTDLAIVHNEQDLAKLRNLTEGFSNVWIGLIPDTEAWKWSLENQDYYGEGETEFRMWNDEEPNGLGHHKVCAAMLKNGKWADVECNSQLPFFCYNKNTSRFIFVNMSNTWEDAQSYCRKNHTDLASVRNQSENEELKKITVSSYTWIGLYRNSWKWSDGTAQLLHNWAPDKPSKIATDACGTIFKGKWVNYRCGANWYFVCYTALRERKVLKIKLKKTDPSVEMEDLEEEILEKFRQRLTEHGLSGVFKLQWVKQPDGKKHVEEEEEVKEANCGVK encoded by the exons ATGAAAGAGACTACAGTTATGATGATGCTCCTGTCAG GACTGTTTTACTTACCTGGCTATTTTCCTCATCTTTACAACCTTGTTGAATATGGAAGAGACTGGACCAGAGCTCAGGAATACTGCAGGAACAAGTATACTGACCTAGCCATTGTACATAATGAGCAAGACTTGGCCAAACTGAGGAACCTCACAGAAGGGTTTTCTAATGTGTGGATTGGACTTATACCTGACACTGAAGCATGGAAGTGGTCTCTGGAAAACCAGGATTACTATGGTGAAGGGGAGACTGAGTTCAGGATGTGGAATGACGAGGAACCCAATGGTTTAGGACACCATAAAGTTTGTGCAGCAATGCTTAAAAATGGGAAATGGGCAGATGTAGAATGCAACAGCCAACTGCCATTCTTCTGCTACAATAAAA ACACATCACGCTTCATATTTGTGAATATGAGTAACACCTGGGAGGATGCTCAGAGCTACTGCAGAAAGAACCACACTGACCTTGCCAGTGTGAGAAACCAATCTGAGAATGAAGAGCTGAAAAAGATAACAGTGAGTTCCTACACGTGGATTGGACTATACAGAAATTCCTGGAAGTGGTCGGATGGAACTGCACAGTTATTACACAACTGGGCTCCTGATAAACCATCCAAGATAGCCACAGATGCATGTGGGACTATATTTAAAGGCAAGTGGGTCAACTATCGTTGCGGTGCAAACTGGTACTTTGTCTGTTATACTG CACTCAGGGAGAGGAAGGTGCTGAAGATTAAGCTGAAGAAAACTGACCCCTCTGTGGAAATGGAGGACCTGGAGGAGGAAATCTTGGAAAAG TTCAGACAGAGACTGACAGAGCATGGCCTGAGTGGAGTCTTCAAACTACAATGGGTGAAGCAGCCTGATGGGAAGAAGCATgttgaagaagaggaggaagtaaAAGAGGCAAACTGTGGggtcaaataa
- the LOC113021372 gene encoding macrophage mannose receptor 1-like isoform X2: protein MKETTVMMMLLSGLFYLPGYFPHLYNLVEYGRDWTRAQEYCRNKYTDLAIVHNEQDLAKLRNLTEGFSNVWIGLIPDTEAWKWSLENQDYYGEGETEFRMWNDEEPNGLGHHKVCAAMLKNGKWADVECNSQLPFFCYNKNTSRFIFVNMSNTWEDAQSYCRKNHTDLASVRNQSENEELKKITVSSYTWIGLYRNSWKWSDGTAQLLHNWAPDKPSKIATDACGTIFKGKWVNYRCGANWYFVCYTALRERKVLKIKLKKTDPSVEMEDLEEEILEKTETDRAWPEWSLQTTMGEAA from the exons ATGAAAGAGACTACAGTTATGATGATGCTCCTGTCAG GACTGTTTTACTTACCTGGCTATTTTCCTCATCTTTACAACCTTGTTGAATATGGAAGAGACTGGACCAGAGCTCAGGAATACTGCAGGAACAAGTATACTGACCTAGCCATTGTACATAATGAGCAAGACTTGGCCAAACTGAGGAACCTCACAGAAGGGTTTTCTAATGTGTGGATTGGACTTATACCTGACACTGAAGCATGGAAGTGGTCTCTGGAAAACCAGGATTACTATGGTGAAGGGGAGACTGAGTTCAGGATGTGGAATGACGAGGAACCCAATGGTTTAGGACACCATAAAGTTTGTGCAGCAATGCTTAAAAATGGGAAATGGGCAGATGTAGAATGCAACAGCCAACTGCCATTCTTCTGCTACAATAAAA ACACATCACGCTTCATATTTGTGAATATGAGTAACACCTGGGAGGATGCTCAGAGCTACTGCAGAAAGAACCACACTGACCTTGCCAGTGTGAGAAACCAATCTGAGAATGAAGAGCTGAAAAAGATAACAGTGAGTTCCTACACGTGGATTGGACTATACAGAAATTCCTGGAAGTGGTCGGATGGAACTGCACAGTTATTACACAACTGGGCTCCTGATAAACCATCCAAGATAGCCACAGATGCATGTGGGACTATATTTAAAGGCAAGTGGGTCAACTATCGTTGCGGTGCAAACTGGTACTTTGTCTGTTATACTG CACTCAGGGAGAGGAAGGTGCTGAAGATTAAGCTGAAGAAAACTGACCCCTCTGTGGAAATGGAGGACCTGGAGGAGGAAATCTTGGAAAAG ACAGAGACTGACAGAGCATGGCCTGAGTGGAGTCTTCAAACTACAATGGGTGAAGCAGCCTGA